One Lycium barbarum isolate Lr01 chromosome 5, ASM1917538v2, whole genome shotgun sequence genomic window carries:
- the LOC132641549 gene encoding origin of replication complex subunit 6: MDLSDIARKLNLSETKHIVRKAAELRRLADVQFDSSVIGVGEICKAIICLEIAASRMDVVFDRQAAIKLSGMSEKAYNRSFTSMQNGIGVKNKLDIRELAIQFGCIRLIPFVSKGLSLYKDRFRASLPPSRRASADFSRPVFTAAAFYLCAKRHKLKVDKMKLIELCGTSESEFANVSTSMNDLCFDVFGTSKEKKDPKTVKGNRELLDALPEKRRVEDGGYSSEDDNSSAYKKRKRMDEHAYEEWKSTVLASKNQTGQKAPKKTKQARLDFMKKVPETQVQAT; encoded by the exons ATGGATCTTTCCGACATTGCCCGAAAACTCAACCTCTCCGAAACCAAACACATCGTACGTAAAGCTGCTGAGCTACGTCGTCTCGCTGATGTCCAATTCGATTCATCTGTAATTGGTGTC gggGAGATATGCAAGGCTATAATTTGCTTAGAGATTGCTGCTTCTAG GATGGACGTGGTGTTTGATCGTCAGGCAGCGATAAAATTGAGTGGGATGTCGGAGAAGGCTTACAACAGATCATTCACTTCAATGCAAAATGGAATTGGAGTGAA AAACAAGCTTGATATTAGAGAATTGGCAATTCAGTTTGGGTGTATCAGGCTCATTCCTTTTGTTTCAAAAGGTCTATCATT ATACAAGGACAGGTTTCGTGCATCCTTGCCACCTTCTCGAAGGGCAAGTGCTGATTTCAGCCGGCCTGTGTTCACTGCTGCTGCGTTTTATCTATGCGCGAAAAGGCACAAG CTCAAGGTTGATAAAATGAAGTTAATTGAACTTTGTGGCACATCAGAATCTGAATTTGCTAAT GTTTCTACCTCGATGAATGATCTTTGTTTCGATGTTTTTGGTACATCAAAGGAGAAAAAAGATCCCAAGACAGTGAAGGGAAACCGAG AGCTGCTAGATGCATTACCTGAAAAAAGGAGGGTTGAAGATGGCGGCTACTCATCTGAGGATGATAAT TCATCAGCTTACAAGAAGCGCAAACGTATGGACGAACATGCATATGAGGAATGGAAATCTACTGTCCTTGCATCAAAAAATCAAACTGGCCAAAAAG CTCCCAAAAAAACCAAACAAGCCCGGCTGGACTTCATGAAGAAAGTTCCTGAAACACAAGTGCAAGCAACATAA